A part of Rhopalosiphum maidis isolate BTI-1 chromosome 3, ASM367621v3, whole genome shotgun sequence genomic DNA contains:
- the LOC114253680 gene encoding uncharacterized protein LOC114253680 codes for MLSKLNSEEWNIFCNREEHSNKDTKTITQTNNDNIFIKPCSVYLGPQINMDVLKEYARKPPEEPTFGLNQRYPKRTKNETIQERLSNYIGPFDIERLTSQSNNELFKSRRLNYSNIYNTSFKYSRLNPGVVLDFLRVPSLNKLTTLLDLMYNESLHRLCSNDLRGREKCIRTSKELKNFLFDLCYQKFIQFWGPDVQFSKGKLDLFILKEYKRLRRSLIKHSKRNTTINNMSLRRLIIRNGCLTRYAKKPQIIRCFYIINTFCTILVKKFCRLIHRGLMKKMYRRNYSKDMRRTLLSNCIHPDNEILRLKLYHEGTTNRKTFMEVVNDYKQITKSGRLNFFQLSDVQFAYESILEPGESIDKSDLDKCANESYNYECFQSGTEINHIRFSINHNKFNDDDFDLHLDDCNIKPENVLNDLYMLPSFTGFLSTSIDNNFNNYNDKTEKLPEDLIEWVGEVRSRNYFIFNDENNEAETTEDNSKNVSIEEIEKEVHLECTSNEDYNIENEKETPSHCLEEVKTSTDSLEQEITVTNNQEDRDISTDNLERKYNGEGTAINTLEEKSISSNYTKINKIFKKKLLTHSMKITKAEKKTLVRIINSKFDPDKINWKRYKQSTRTRLFQIIVYFGSFRMALSDELHLDRLGLKNDKICEIDKLLRSIKIEAGLLQQFFTFNGVENFLIWPLGKDIVNNIISQSSPTINILFSFVKDIITKFCDKVKVFLHKSGLKIVLNKESLFEKLSNDQIGKDGFNTKLSLEYENCPTPSSSVNIDEFSTDVPEKLNTEHLNLTKTSFCIDKNSSNEEICQSMITILKSDDSILQSWIECNDSKKFKSKLLQAGVTLPIEESNTVHCSKFVEIYVRWFCEEYLQGDKFYKLALSILKNISFHINTVGECTNTKVEMAINNALIILYHDPCFAKAYESYLDAKNSPKCSSSSRYENSSVDKDRSDYKDVNTKCIEEENIEPNINVQTNAMDTDNAGITSITSDTSTSNVLDELNNVQVSDSNSLNAQCSNDFIHDFTKLLSENDDGASNNLFENIDVDENNPFNTDLINIDDSNCNPLQFNESNPFDDFPMTNLFDDNIPLETHSVNDMLGINLQFQQDKNTEEVSLISSCDQLVNYAVSDEISLDELNTAAVSDEYGFDNAGVLLPPYN; via the exons atgttgtcTAAATTGAATAGTGAAGAGTGGAACATCTTTTGTAACCGTGAAGAACATTCCAATAAagatacaaaaacaattacacaaacaaacaatgataatatttttattaaaccatGTTCTGTATATTTGGGCCCCCAAATTAATATGGATGTATTGAAGGAGTATGCCAGAAAACCACCAGAGGAACCTACATTTGGTCTGAACCAAAGATACCCCAAACGaacaaaaaatgaaactaTTCAAGAACGACTTAGTAATTACATAGGACCATTTGATATCGAACGTCTTACTAGCCAATCAAACAATGAGTTATTTAAATCTAGAAGGCTCAATTAtagtaacatttataacacttcattcaaatattcaaGATTGAATCCAGGGGTTGTTTTGGATTTTCTTAGAGTGCCGTCTTTAAATAAACTCACGACGCTATtagatttaatgtataatgaatCTTTACATCGTTTGTGCTCAAATGACTTAAGAGGAcgtgaaaaatgtattcgaACGTCCAAAGAActcaaaaattttttatttgatttatgttaTCAAAAATTCATTCAATTTTGGGGACCTGACGTACAGTTTTCTAAGGGTAAATtggatttatttatcttaaaagaATACAAACGACTCAGACgttcattaattaaacattcaaaacgtaatacaactataaataacATGAGCTTAAGAAGATTAATAATTCGCAATGGATGTTTAACAAGGTATGCTAAGAAACCACAAATAATtagatgtttttatataattaataccttCTGTACAATCCTAGTGAAAAAGTTTTGCAGACTAATTCATAGGGGGCTTATGAAAAAGATGTATCGCAGAAATTATAGTAAAGATATGAGAAGAACATTATTGTCTAATTGTATACACCCTGATAATGAAATACTGCGTTTAAAACTCTATCATGAAGGTACGACCAatagaaaaacatttatgGAAGTTGTTAATgattacaaacaaataacaaaaagtggtagactaaatttttttcaactatcCGATGTACAATTTGCTTATGAAAGTATACTTGAACCTGGAGAAAGTATAGATAAATCAGATTTAGATAAATGTGCAAatgaaagttataattatgaatgttTTCAAAGCGGCACTGAAATAAATCACATTAGGTTttctataaatcataataagtttaatgatGATGACTTTGATTTACATTTAGatgattgtaatattaaaccagagaatgtattaaatgatttGTACATGCTTCCTTCTTTTACTGGTTTCTTATCAACCTCCATTGACAATAACTTCAACAACTATAATGACAAGACTGAAAAACTTCCAGAAGATTTAATTGAATGGGTTGGCGAAGTTCGATCTcgtaattactttattttcaatgatgaaAATAACGAAGCGGAAACTACTGaagataattcaaaaaatgtatctatcgAAGAAATAGAGAAAGAAGTTCATTTAGAATGTACATCCAACGAagactataatattgaaaatgaaaagGAAACTCCGAGTCATTGTTTAGAAGAAGTTAAAACGTCCACTGATAGTTTAGAACAAGAAATAACAGTCACGAACAATCAAGAAGATAGGGACATTTCTACCGATAATTTGGAGAGAAAATat AATGGAGAAGGAACAGCTATAAATACTTTAGAAGAGAAAAGTATAAGTTCAAATTATacgaaaatcaataaaatattcaaaaaaaaattattgacacattcaatgaaaataaccaaagcagaaaaaaaaacgttggtaaggattataaattcaaaatttgatcctgataaaataaattggaaaaGGTATAAACAATCTACAAGAACGAGATTGTTTCAAATTATCGTATACTTTGGGAGTTTTAGAATGGCACTTTCTGACGAACTTCACTTGGACCGTTTGGGAttgaaaaacgataaaatatgcGAAATTGATAAACTTTTaagatcaataaaaattgaagctGGTCTGTTGcaacaattttttacatttaatggagtagaaaactttttaatttggcCATTAGGTAaagatattgttaataatattatttcacagaGTAGTCcaactattaacattttattcagttttgttaaagatataattactaaattttgtGATAAAGTAAAAGTTTTCTTACACAAATCTGGTTTAAAAATCGTACTGAACAAAGAAtctctttttgaaaaattatctaatgATCAAATAGGAAAAGATGGTTTTAATACTAAGCTATCATTGGAATATGAAAATTGTCCAACTCCGTCATCATCAGTTAATAttgatgaattttcaactGATGTGCcagaaaaattaaacactgaacatttaaatttaacaaaaacatcATTTTGTATTGATAAAAACAGTTCTAATGAAGAAATATGTCAGAGtatgattacaattttaaaatcggaTGATTCTATCCTCCAATCTTGGATAGAGTGTAATGACTCGAAAAAGTTCAAATCCAAACTCCTACAAGCTGGCGTTACATTACCAATAGAAGAAAGCAATACTGTACATTGTTcaaaatttgttgaaatatatGTAAGATGGTTTTGTGAAGAATACCTTCAAGgtgacaaattttataaattggctTTAAGtatcttgaaaaatatttcttttcatATCAATACTGTTGGCGAATGTACAAACACAAAAGTTGAAATGGCAATTAATAACGCGTTAATCATATTGTACCATGATCCATGCTTCGCAAAAGCGTACGAATCATATCTTGATGCGAAAAATTCTCCTAAGTGTTCGTCTAGTTCAAGATATGAAAATTCAAGTGTTGACAAAGATCGCAGTGATTATAAAGATGTTAATACTAAGTGTATTGAAGAAGAAAACATTGAACcaaatataaatgttcaaaCGAATGCTATGGACACCGATAATGCTGGAATAACATCTATTACTAGTGATACTTCCACATCTAATGTGTTAGATGAATTGAATAATGTTCAAGTGAGTGATTCAAATTCTTTAAATGCCCAATGTTCTAACGATTTTATTCacgattttacaaaattattaagtgaAAATGATGATGGCGcgtctaataatttatttgaaaatattgatgttgATGAAAATAATCCATTTAACACTGACTTGATAAATATCGATGATTCTAATTGTAATCCACTGCAGTTCAATGAATCTAATCCATTTGATGATTTTCCAATGACTAATTTATTCGACGATAATATTCCACTTGAAACTCATTCGGTTAATGATATGTTAGGAATAAACTTACAGTTTCAACAAGATAAGAACACGGAAGAAGTTTCACTGATATCCTCATGTGATCAACTTGTTAATTATGCTGTGAGCGATGAAATCAGTCTCGATGAGCTTAATACGGCGGCAGTTAGTGACGAATATGGTTTTGACAATGCTGGGGTACTATTGCCGCCTTACAATTGA